Below is a window of Haloterrigena alkaliphila DNA.
AGGGGATTCAGCCGGTCGCGGTGATCCTCGAGGTTCCCGGGTCCGCGATCCATCTCGCGACGAAGAGTGCGGTGCCGGCGATACTGCTCTTCACGTTTCTCACGGCGCTGTCGGGCCTGATGCTCACCCGCGAAGTCTATCAGCGGCGGGACACCGAGGCGCGGCTCACCGAGGGGCCGACGGTCGCCGCGATCGTTCCGGTCTATCGGGACGGCGGCGTCCTCGAGGCGAGCGTCGGATCGCTCCTCGAGTCCAACTACGAGAACCTCGAGGTCGTAATCGTCGGCGAACCGGGAGACGAGGCGACGCTTGCGGCCGCCCGTGAACTGGCCGACCATCCGGACGTTCGGCTCCTGCTCAATCGCCAGCCCGGCTCGAAGGCGCGAGCGATCAACGACGCCGTCTCGCGGCTCGACGCGGAGTACTTCTGTGCGTTCGACGCCGACGAACGCGTGGATCCCGAGTTCGTCCCGACGGCGATGTACGAACTGCTCGAGAACGATCGCGACGTCTTCCAGGTGCGACGCGTTCCGCGCGCCAACGGCCACGTCGAGGCGTTAGCCTACTGCGAGCGGCTCCTCTTTCACGCCAGCTACAAGCTCATCGAACCGCTGGGCTTTACCTACTGCCGGAGCTCCTCGTCGGCGTTTACCCGCGAGGCCTTCGAGCGCGTCGGCGGCCTTGACGACATCCTCACCGAGGACATCGACTTCGCTCACAAGTGCTTCCGCCAGGGACTCGACGTCAAGCAGTCCCGTCACATCACCAACGAGATGGAAGCGCCCCACACCCTCGCGGACCTCTGGGGGCAGCGCAAACGCTGGCGGATCGGCCACATTCAGGTCTTCCAGAAGGCGGTGACCCGCGGGTTCGAACCCGCCGGCCTGCGCGGCGCCGCGTCGACGATCCGCCTCGCGACCAGCCTCTCGGCCAGCCTGTTCATGGTCGCGGTGGTCGCCAAGATTGCCGTCCTCGTCTACTACGGGCTCTACGCGGTCGCGGCGCTGCC
It encodes the following:
- a CDS encoding glycosyltransferase, whose protein sequence is MVVDLRDAVGLSGSFTGVGLCLAIGFYQGIQPVAVILEVPGSAIHLATKSAVPAILLFTFLTALSGLMLTREVYQRRDTEARLTEGPTVAAIVPVYRDGGVLEASVGSLLESNYENLEVVIVGEPGDEATLAAARELADHPDVRLLLNRQPGSKARAINDAVSRLDAEYFCAFDADERVDPEFVPTAMYELLENDRDVFQVRRVPRANGHVEALAYCERLLFHASYKLIEPLGFTYCRSSSSAFTREAFERVGGLDDILTEDIDFAHKCFRQGLDVKQSRHITNEMEAPHTLADLWGQRKRWRIGHIQVFQKAVTRGFEPAGLRGAASTIRLATSLSASLFMVAVVAKIAVLVYYGLYAVAALPLIAVALTVLPTLYRDYRAGHIHGLTPAFLLAPLVYPGFGLVTIRCAFEYLLSWDGEWYQVEKTGA